Proteins encoded within one genomic window of Setaria italica strain Yugu1 chromosome IV, Setaria_italica_v2.0, whole genome shotgun sequence:
- the LOC101785644 gene encoding 3-ketoacyl-CoA synthase 5-like has product MNSPSTIKHYKYFFQVVTNNFVVTVVVVLGTILLLKAAQLGPAQILAWLLSVRHAHLFLVTFLPIGLGTLYLMHRPRSVYLLDYACFRHTFDCRTPMATFVEHAHQMASFDDKSIHFMKRMLENSGLGDQTYLPPNTHYIPPTYTLSDARDEAEQVIFSSIDDLFAKTGISPMAIDILVTNCTVFNPVPSLVDIIVNKYKLRGCSPGCTCTSGVYGDGLIPVLHREEPCNVATKCPISHGWGCSAIVNIKEDDTGEIGVNLSKDLVAIAGETLQANITAIGSLVLPFSEQLLFVLSLIARKLLNRKTKPYVPDFRMAFEHFCIHAGGRAVIDAVQRSLCLSDEDVEPSRMTLHRFGNTSSSSVWYELGYIDAKSQMRKGDRVWMIGFGSGFKCNSVVWQCIQPASTLDGPWADCIHGYPVTVGITKVASR; this is encoded by the exons ATGAACTCACCATCCACTATCAAGCACTACAAATACTTCTTCCAGGTTGTCACGAACAATTTTGTTGTCACCGTTGTTGTGGTACTTGGAACCATCCTCTTGCTGAAAGCCGCACAACTTGGCCCTGCCCAGATTCTCGCATGGCTACTGTCAGTTCGGCATGCCCACCTGTTTTTAGTCACCTTCCTTCCAATTGGCTTAGGTACCCTTTACCTCATGCACCGTCCTCGCAGTGTATACCTTCTGGACTATGCTTGCTTCCGTCATACATTTGATTGTCGTACCCCCATGGCCACTTTTGTCGAACATGCTCACCAAATGGCATCCTTCGATGATAAAAGCATCCATTTCATGAAGCGCATGCTTGAGAACTCTGGTCTTGGTGATCAGACCTACCTACCACCTAATACCCACTACATTCCACCAACTTACACGTTGAGTGATGCCCGTGACGAGGCTGAGCAGGTTATTTTTTCATCCATTGATGACTTATTTGCTAAGACAGGCATCAGCCCCATGGCAATTGACATACTCGTCACAAACTGTACCGTTTTCAATCCAGTGCCATCTTTAGTTGACATCATTGTAAACAAATACAAGCTAAGAG GTTGCTCCCCAGGGTGCACATGCACTAGTGGTGTCTACGGAGATGGTCTCATACCAGTTCTACACAGGGAGGAACCGTGCAATGTTGCTACCAAATGTCCTATTTCGCATGGGTGGGGCTGCAGTGCTATTGTCAACATCAAG GAGGATGACACGGGTGAAATAGGAGTCAACCTGTCTAAAGACCTTGTAGCTATTGCTGGCGAGACGCTACAGGCCAACATCACGGCAATAGGGTCCCTTGTTCTCCCATTCTCGGAGCAACTGCTATTCGTTCTCTCTCTAATTGCTCGCAAGTTGTTGAACAGGAAGACAAAGCCCTATGTTCCTGATTTCCGGATGGCCTTCGAGCACTTTTGCATCCATGCCGGTGGGCGAGCGGTAATTGATGCTGTCCAGCGTAGCCTTTGTTTATCAGATGAGGACGTTGAGCCTTCACGGATGACGCTACACCGTTTTGGGAACACGTCGAGCAGCTCTGTGTGGTATGAGCTTGGATACATTGATGCTAAGAGTCAGATGAGGAAGGGTGATCGAGTATGGATGATTGGGTTTGGATCAGGATTCAAGTGCAATAGTGTCGTGTGGCAGTGCATCCAGCCTGCTAGCACCCTAGATGGACCTTGGGCTGATTGCATTCATGGGTACCCTGTAACTGTAGGCATAACCAAAGTGGCCAGCAGGTAA